The window CTAAATAGCATTAATCTGTATCTTATATATTTGATACAATggattgtatttctatttcttcaTTCTCATAAAATACTTACTTTGTTCTCTTCTTGAACAGACAGGCTCTGCTACTTCCAAGTTATCCATAGAGAATGCCCGGTTCTCCATTATGATAGCAGGTGACTCATCAGAATGTCGATTTAAGATGCCCATGCTGTCTCCTTCATACTTGTATCCAGACCTTGTCATCTCTGCCAGCTGTGGGATGGCATAGCACAAGATAAATACCCAGGCATTTGCTGCCAAAGCTATAGCCAGAACTGGATCATCCCAAGATTCATGGCCTAACTTCTCATTGCCATACAAGTACATCACGATCCAGGCCACCCAGATGAGAAGAGAAAGAAATGCAGTGCAAACAATGTGCCTTCCATGACGTTTCCATTGTAAATAGTGTCCACGGAGCACTGGGCAAGGGATCACCAGTGATGCCACAATGAGGAACATGACATAGACCAATGCAGTCACAAAGTCCTGGTTGGTAATGTTACATGGATGACCGATGTCTTGTTGAGTATGGCATACATTGGTAATAAGAAGCCATTCCACATTGATCACTGCTTCTACCAAGAAAAGTCCGATTGCCAGCAAAAATATTAAGCACCCTCCAGGGCCACGATTCTGAAGAGCTAGGTAGTTAAGCCTCACTGAATGCGCAACAAGGCATGCAAAACATTTGGCGAATAAAACGCCAAACAAAAATCTGCGGATTATGCATACTGTGGAATTGGGTGCAATAATGAAggcaaaaactaaacaaaataacccaaaaactccagaaagaaaaagaaaattaagagCTAAGGCACCTTTGCGTTCATCTTTGGAAACAGAAGGAGCAAGGGCTATACATATTAGAATTAAGATTATGGTACACAATATACCTAAAGCTGCCACCGATTCAAGGATTATACCCCAGGCAGCTTTCAAATCACATAAGGAAAAGAAAATCCACTTTACATCCTGGCCACAACCATCAGGTGGAACTGAAATGTTCGGGGAATTTGAAGTTGTTGAATTCTGAGTAAGCACTTCCCTTGCACATATCACCAGGAACAAAGTGAAAAGATGAAGAAAGTGGGCCATCTCCAGTTAAAtctgtgggaaaataaaaaaaaagttatcaatgGCATAACTCTCActtatattgtaaaaacaagGTTTGCGTTCCAGGTAATTCCAGGTAATTATTACAAAGCCTTTTAGTTctcttttgttttcctaaattcCCTGGAAGAATGAAGTGTACTTTTGTGTACTTTAGTGAACTTTTAGGAAAGCTCTTTATTTCCTATTACTGTGTTTTTATgtctatgttttcatttttattattgcttaaAAATGGAGATGTTGAAATTAGCATTTAGAGGAAGCCAATACAAAAACTGGATTCCACTACTTTTTTTCAACACTAGATGAATAAGTCACATAGGGATGGGGTGGTTTGGAACCCTTCTAGTTTCTTCTTGTTGACTTTGTTGAAGGTTTactttacctatatatatataactttgtagagttatgtgtgtatatatacggtatatatatatatatatatatatatatatatttatatttatttatataNNNNNNNNNNNNNNNNNNNNNNNNNNNNNNNNNNNNNNNNNNNNNNNNNNNNNNNNNNNNNNNNNNNNNNNNNNNNNNNNNNNNNNNNNNNNNNNNNNNNNNNNNNNNNNNNNNNNNNNNNNNNNNNNNNNNNNNNNNNNNNNNNNNNNNNNNNNNNNNNNNNNNNNNNNNNNNNNNNNNNNNNNNNNNNNNNNNNNNNNNNNNNNNNNNNNNNNNNNNNNNNNNNNNNNNNNNNNNNNNNNNNNNNNNNNNNNNNNNNNNNNNNNNNNNNNNNNNNNNNNNNNNNNNNNNNNNNNNNNNNNNNNNNNNNNNNNNNNNNNNNNNNNNNNNNNNNNNNNNNNNNNNNNNNNNNNNNNNNNNNNNNNNNNNNNNNNNNNNNNNNNNNNNNNNNNNNNNNNNNNNNNNNNNNNNNNNNNNNNNNNNNNNNNNNNNNNNNNNNNNNNNNNNNNNNNNNNNNNNNNNNNNNNNNNNNNNNNNNNNNNNNNNNNNNNNNNNNNNNNNNNNNNNNNNNNNNNNNNNNNNNNNNNNNNNNNNNNNNNNNNNNNNNNNNNNNNNNNNNNNNNNNNNNNNNNNNNNNNNNNNNNNNNNNNNNNNNNNNNNNNNNNNNNNNNNNNNNNNNNNNNNNNNNNNNNNNNNNNNNNNNNNNNNNNNNNNNNNNNNNNNNNNNNNNNNNNNNNNNNNNNNNNNNNNNNgttttccgacgataataattggaagtgtgtacgtagctttagactaagAGACATATGCTGTGAAAGCGTGACCATCTTAGACCCCATAATGGTAGAGAGTTGGGGGAATTGAGTGACAAACACGTATTTCCTATCTTTTTTCCTGGTCAAAAGCAGAGTGGCACTAGGTACTTAGCTCATTCCTGCAAAG of the Pyxicephalus adspersus chromosome 11, UCB_Pads_2.0, whole genome shotgun sequence genome contains:
- the LOC140340821 gene encoding G-protein coupled receptor family C group 5 member C-like produces the protein MAHFLHLFTLFLVICAREVLTQNSTTSNSPNISVPPDGCGQDVKWIFFSLCDLKAAWGIILESVAALGILCTIILILICIALAPSVSKDERKGALALNFLFLSGVFGLFCLVFAFIIAPNSTVCIIRRFLFGVLFAKCFACLVAHSVRLNYLALQNRGPGGCLIFLLAIGLFLVEAVINVEWLLITNVCHTQQDIGHPCNITNQDFVTALVYVMFLIVASLVIPCPVLRGHYLQWKRHGRHIVCTAFLSLLIWVAWIVMYLYGNEKLGHESWDDPVLAIALAANAWVFILCYAIPQLAEMTRSGYKYEGDSMGILNRHSDESPAIIMENRAFSMDNLEVAEPVCSRREQSKPVSPYSNYTGLYPTLPLHPVEANTVNHIPVHLPRVTMEPWRCHL